The DNA window CAAGCAGGCCGATGAGCCGTGGCGACGCGCACGCCGCAATCTCGGGCTGATGATGCGCGAGGGGCTGCTGAAGGAAAACATCGACGGCGAGGCGCTGTTATGGGCGCATTCGCGCCTGATGGGCCGGCCCGAGGAACGGCGCATCCTGATGGTGATTTCGGACGGCGCGCCGGTCGACGATTCGACGCTCTCGGTGAATTCGGCGGGATATCTCGAGGCGCATCTGCGCGGCGTGATCGACTGGATCGAGAAGGTCTCGCCCGTCCAGCTGGTCGCCATCGGCATCGGGCACGATGTGACCCGCTACTATCGCCGTGCAGTGACGATCATGGATGTGGAACAGCTCGGCGGCACGATCATGGAACAGCTCGCCGAACTATTCGAGGACGAGAAGGGGCCGAAGCGGGGGGCGCGGCGGCGGTGAGCGATGTCGACGGGTTGATGCTGGGGCTGGGCCTGATGGTGGCCGGAACCTCGCTGGGCGCGATCCTTCGACCGGACCTGCTCGTGAAGGAATCGCGCAGCAATCGCGATGCCCGCCTGCGTGAACTCGACGCGGGCGCGCCGGAGGCCTTTTTCGAGGAGCGTCGCGAACTCGAAGCATACCCACCGCGCTTCGACCTTTCTCACCGCACGCTTCGCATTCTCGGAGCGGCCGGGCTGGCGCTCGGAATTGCTGCGATGTTCGCGGGGTTTGCACGATGAAGCCCAGCCTCCTGTCGATCCTCGCGCTTGCGCTCGGCGTCGTGCTGTGGACGCTCGCGGGGTTCGTCGACGGTGTCCGCGAGCCGTGGGACGGGCGCAGTTTCTGGATTTTTTACGTGACCGCACTCGCGCTGTCCGCGATGCTCGGGGTCTTTGCCGAGCGGCTCGCTTGGCTTGCGGGCGCCGCGGTCATATTCGCCATGCTGCCGGTCATGCTCGTCGCAACAGGCGTCGGTCCGCTGATCGTGCTCGGCGTCATCCTTCTTGCCTTCTTGGCGCTTCCGGCGATGGCGGCCGCACAGGTCGGCTCCGCGCTCGCCCACAGGAAAACTGGGAAACCTTCATGAACGTTACCGAAGCCGTCACCACCCGCCGCTCGATCCGGGCGTTTCTCGACAAGCCGGTCGAGTTCGAGAAAATCCGCCGCGTCATGGACACCGCGCGCTGGGCCGCTTCGGGGTGCAATTACCAGCCATGGGAGGCGACGATCCTCACCGGGCAGCCGCTCAAGGACCTGCAGGCGAAAATCACCACCACCCCGCCGCAGGAGGCCGAGTACGACTGGACCGCGCCCGGCAATGTCGATTGCTACAAGGAGCGGCTCAATGGCGTCTCGAAGGGCATGTTCGGCGCGATGGGCATTGCGCGCGAGGACAAGGAAGGGCGCATGAAGGCGATGGCGAGGAACGCCACCAGCTTCGACGCGCCCGCCCTCTTGCTGTGCTATTTCCCGCGTTTCATGAAGGAGGCGCAGTGGTCGGACACCGGCATGTGGCTCCAGACCGTCGCTCTGCTGCTGCGCGAGGAGGGGCTCGATTCCTGCTACCAGGAATTCATGGCGCTTTATGCCAACGTGATCCGTGATTTCCTCGGGCTCGACCATGACAAGACGATGTTCTTCTGCGGCATGGCGATCGGCTATCGCGATCCGCATGCGCCGCTCAACAATTTCGAGCGCGAGCGCGTGCCGCTTGAAGAACAGGTGCGTTTCATGGGGTGGGAAGAGGCGAAGGAGACCGCCTAGCTGCGTTCGTCCTCGGGGATGTGCCGCTTCGTGTCGGGATCGCGCCAGATCATAACTCCCATCGTCAGGAACCAGCCGAGCATGAGGGCGGCGAGCAGGCGTTCATAGCCTCCGTCCCACGCGGTCGGGACAAGGAACAGGAACGGCGCTGCGATCGCCCACACCGCGCCGCCTGCATAGAGCGCGATTCCGAGCCATCTGCGGATTTCGTAGAATTGCCCGGCGGTGAGCAGCACGGTCAGCGGGAAGGCTCCGCCCAGCACGTAGACCAGCCGGTAATGGATCACCGTTCCCTCGCCGCTCGTATAGGCTTCGTAGCCCGCGATCAGCGCGACGCAGACCGCCACCACGACGAGCAGCACGGCGCCGATCTTCCAGTCGAGCCGGTCGATCCGCCAGCGCGCCAGCCCCGCGGTCGTCGCCAGCACCGCAGCTGCGAAGGCGTAGAGGCCGGTATCGGCAAGCTCGTCGACCGGGGTGTTATCGCCCTCCTTCGCCGCGAGATTGCTGATCGTGTCGCGGATCATGCCGACCCGGTCCGACAGGCCGAGGCCGACGAGGTCGAGCACGATCGCTGTCAAGCACCCGGCGATGACGATCCCGCCAAGGACTCTCGGAATGCTGCCGCTCTCGCTCGTATCGAAGATCTGTCCCTCCCGTTCGTCCCGGTTGCGCCTTTTCCCGGATTGTCGCATGGGCGCGCCATGACCGATCGTCCGCTCAGACTGTTCAATTCACTCAACCGGGCACAGGAGGACTTCGTTCCGGTCCACCCCGGGGAAGCACGGGTCTATACCTGCGGGCCGACGGTCTACAATTACGCCCATATCGGCAATATGCGCGCCTATGTCTTCGCCGACGTGCTGGGCCGGACGCTGAGCTGGAAGGGTTATGGCCTCACCCACATCATCAACATCA is part of the Erythrobacter litoralis genome and encodes:
- a CDS encoding nitroreductase, with amino-acid sequence MNVTEAVTTRRSIRAFLDKPVEFEKIRRVMDTARWAASGCNYQPWEATILTGQPLKDLQAKITTTPPQEAEYDWTAPGNVDCYKERLNGVSKGMFGAMGIAREDKEGRMKAMARNATSFDAPALLLCYFPRFMKEAQWSDTGMWLQTVALLLREEGLDSCYQEFMALYANVIRDFLGLDHDKTMFFCGMAIGYRDPHAPLNNFERERVPLEEQVRFMGWEEAKETA
- a CDS encoding DUF998 domain-containing protein; the encoded protein is MRQSGKRRNRDEREGQIFDTSESGSIPRVLGGIVIAGCLTAIVLDLVGLGLSDRVGMIRDTISNLAAKEGDNTPVDELADTGLYAFAAAVLATTAGLARWRIDRLDWKIGAVLLVVVAVCVALIAGYEAYTSGEGTVIHYRLVYVLGGAFPLTVLLTAGQFYEIRRWLGIALYAGGAVWAIAAPFLFLVPTAWDGGYERLLAALMLGWFLTMGVMIWRDPDTKRHIPEDERS